The following coding sequences lie in one Apium graveolens cultivar Ventura chromosome 1, ASM990537v1, whole genome shotgun sequence genomic window:
- the LOC141714039 gene encoding uncharacterized protein LOC141714039, with translation MDFPQLPQPPEEYLCHGLNNLVFDETNYDRQEMHSEYSRLQGKFNEQQEKNFHDVMDSVESKQGGVYFVYGSGGCGKTYLWRTIICKLRSEGKIVLPVASSGIAATLLPGGRTAHSRFKIPINLDENSFCNIGHNSDIAHLIRNTSLIIWDEAPMQHRYVFECLDRSFRDLMKSVDSKYYHLPFGGITVLFCGDFKQILPVITYGSRSDIVSACITRSKLWNICQIYLLHQNMRLSGTCSDSEKELLKEFACWVLDVGNGNTQQFEGGMSSSSEFEISIPPGFCNMEHCNSVENMIVNIFPGFLQNYKNSNYISERAILTPTNQTVSYINSKIVEMIPGEEFCYLSVDRADDFGGTDAELDVAFPTEYLNSLCIPGLPNHELKLNEGVVVMLMRNLNQTLGLCNGTRLIVTKCFKYCV, from the coding sequence ATGGATTTTCCTCAGCTACCTCAACCTCCTGAAGAGTATTTGTGCCATGGCTTAAATAATTTGGTCTTCGATGAAACAAATTATGATCGACAAGAAATGCATTCAGAATATAGTAGGCTTCAAGGAAAATTTAATGAACAACAGGAAAAAAATTTCCATGATGTTATGGATTCTGTTGAAAGTAAACAGGGAGGAGTTTATTTTGTTTATGGTAGTGGAGGTTGTGGAAAAACTTATCTTTGGAGAACCATTATTTGCAAACTTAGGTCAGAAGGAAAGATAGTGCTTCCAGTTGCTTCATCAGGAATTGCGGCCACTTTGCTACCAGGAGGTCGCACAGCACATTCACGATTTAAAATTCCCATCAACCTTGATGAAAATTCTTTTTGTAATATTGGTCATAATTCTGATATTGCACACCTTATCCGTAATACAAGTCTGATCATATGGGATGAAGCACCAATGCAGCATAGGTACGTATTTGAATGTCTTGACCGTTCGTTTCGCGATTTGATGAAATCTGTTGATAGTAAATATTATCATTTGCCTTTTGGTGGGATTACTGTTCTTTTTTGTGGTGATTTTAAACAGATTTTGCCTGTTATTACATACGGTTCCCGAAGTGATATTGTTTCAGCATGTATTACAAGATCGAAGTTGTGGAACATTTGTCAAATTTATCTCCTCCATCAAAATATGCGTCTAAGTGGTACCTGCTCTGATAGTGAGAAAGAGTTGTTGAAGGAATTTGCGTGTTGGGTGCTTGATGTTGGTAATGGAAATACTCAACAATTTGAAGGTGGAATGAGTTCATCAAGTGAATTTGAAATCTCTATTCCCCCTGGTTTTTGCAATATGGAACATTGTAATTCTGTGGAGAATATGATAGTGAATATTTTTCCAGGTTTTTTACAGAATTATAAAAATTCAAACTATATAAGTGAAAGGGCCATTTTAACTCCAACAAACCAAACTGTGTCGTACATTAATTCTAAGATTGTTGAGATGATCCCTGGTGAAGAATTTTGCTATTTAAGCGTTGATAGAGCTGATGATTTTGGTGGAACTGATGCTGAACTTGATGTAGCTTTTCCCACAGAATATTTAAACTCTCTTTGTATTCCTGGTTTGCCAAATCATGAATTGAAACTAAATGAAGGGGTTGTGGTAATGCTTATGAGGAATTTAAATCAGACACTTGGTTTGTGCAATGGTACCAGATTGATCGTAACTAAGTGCTTCAAATATTGCGTATAA